GGCCGAAGGCCTGGATGCGCTTCTCCAGGTTGGCCTTGGCCTTCTCCTCCTGCCCCACGTAGGTGTGGACCGCGTACCATTCGATGCTCATCGCAAAAGCCCTATCAGGAAGCGGAAGACCAGATCGTAAAGGCCCAGGATCACCATCATGGCCGCGGCGAAGAGCAGCACCGCCTGGGTCCCCTCCACGATCTGCTCCCGGGTGGGCCAGGTGACCCGGGCGAGCTCCGCGCGGGCCTCCTGGAAGTAGCGGACGATACGGGCGAACATCAGATCTTCACTTCCCGGTGCGGGGTGTGGCGCTTACACCAAGGGCAGTACTTCTTGAGCTCCAGCTTGGAGGTGGTGTTGCGCTTGTTCTTCTCCGTGGCGTAG
The sequence above is drawn from the Thermus oshimai DSM 12092 genome and encodes:
- the secE gene encoding preprotein translocase subunit SecE codes for the protein MFARIVRYFQEARAELARVTWPTREQIVEGTQAVLLFAAAMMVILGLYDLVFRFLIGLLR
- the rpmG gene encoding 50S ribosomal protein L33, with protein sequence MASEVRIKLLLECTECKRRNYATEKNKRNTTSKLELKKYCPWCKRHTPHREVKI